From the genome of Acidobacteriota bacterium:
GTTGGATGGGCCAGAACCTGGGGCTCACGTCCCGGGCTATTCATCTGTCGCGCCTTCGGCGCTCGGTCCAGGTCGAACCACCCTTACGACGGACACACGTGATGAAGAAAATCGCAAGGTTCGGCGACGATAGCCGCGGAGCGGCGGCAAATAGTTGGCCTGGGGCGTCAGCCCCAGTTCCAAGGACCCCAACCCCGGAACCCTACGCGCCCTCTTCCTCGCCGAGGGTGACGGTTATCGCGAAACGCTCACCCTCGGGCGCATCGCCCTCCGCCAGCGACAGGCCACCATCGACCACGTTGCCGGCGCGGAGGATGTCATCCATCACGGGTGCGAGGGCATCTCTGACCGCCGCAGGTCCGGTGATCTCGAGCGAAGCCACCGGCCAGCGCAAGCTCTTCTGCGCCACGGTTTTGGAACCACGGATCTTGGTCATCACCTCGACCGCCGCCTCGAAGGTGCCACCGACTTCTGGCCGGGGAATGGCCTCGAGCTCTGCGGTCGTCGGCCACGCTGAGGTGTGGATGCTCTTCGCGCGGCCCTCGTCGGCGAAGCTCCACGACCAGACCTCCTCGGTCACGAACGGCATGAAGGGCGCCAGCAGGCGAAGGTAGGCGTTGAGGCCCAGCCGAAGCGCCGCCAGAGCTGATCTCCGGCCCGGAGTATCGTCGTCGGAGTACGAGCGCAGCTTGACCAGCTCGAGATAGTGGTCGCAGAACTGCCAGAAGCTCTCCTCGATGACCTGGAGGGCGGCCGCGTAGTCGAAGACATCGAAGGCTTTCGTTGCCTGGTCGATGACCGAACGCAGGCGCTCGACGAGAGCCAGGTCGAGAGGCTCTTCGATGTGTTCCACACCCGGCACCTCACCACCGACGCGATCGAGCTGCATGAGCACGAATCGGCTGGCGTTGAATATCTTGGTCGACAGGCGTTTGCCGACCTTGAAGACGCTCGGGTCGAAGGCGGTATCGGTGCCCAGCCTGGCCCGCGCCGCCCAGTAGCGAACCGCATCGGACGACCACTCGACCAGCAGATCGTCAGGGGTCACCACGTTACCCTTGGATTTCGACATCTTTTTGCGATCCGGATCGAGGATCCAGCCCGAAAGAACGACGTGATGCCAGGGAATCTCACCCTCGTGCATCCACGCCTTGACGATGGTCGAAAAGGCCCAGGTGCGAATGATGTCGTGCGCCTGAGGCCGGATGTCCATCGGGAAAAGCCTGGCGTGCCGCTCGGGATCGATCCCCCAGTGGCTCTGGATCTGGGGGGTCAGGGACGAGGTCGCCCAGGTGTCCATGACATCGGGTTCGGCGGCGAAACCGCCGGGCTGATCGCGCTGCTCCTCCGAGTATCCCGGCGCCGGGTCGGTCAACGGATCGACCGGCAGCATCTCCTTGTCGGCATAGATCGGCCGCGAGAAATCGGGCTCGCCATCGCCGCCCACCGGGTACCAGACCGGAAAGGGTACGCCGAAGTAGCGCTGGCGGGAGATGCACCAGTCCTGGTTGAGGCCCTCGACCCAGTGCGTGTAGCGGGTCTTCATGTGCGCCGGGTGCCACTGGATCTTGTCGCCCTGTGCGAGGAGCGCCTCCTTGTGCTCGA
Proteins encoded in this window:
- the valS gene encoding valine--tRNA ligase; this encodes MPEIPKKYKHLEIEEKWRQTWDEWGIYEWDPSRPREETFVVDTPPPTVSGSLHVGHVFSYSHEDLLVRYQRMIGKNIAFPMGWDDNGLPTERRVQNLLGIRCNPHLPYDPDWKPDLEGGKRKEIEEVSRRNFIEACGLVTAEDEKAFEHLWRHLGLSLDWSEQYATIDDHCRRISQLSFLDLVEKDQVYNLESPNMWDIDFKTAVAQAEVEDRPRQGLFFDLRFGVEGGGELLIATTRPELLGACIAVVAHPDDERYQELFGKYAITPLYGARVPIVAAEHAEPEKGTGILMVCTFGDAMDVEWWKASGLPVKQLIGRDGKILPATFGEDPYESVDVQLAQRSHDEIAGQFVSKAKMRIAELLAKNGSLPGWEGPALVGEPKPTEQIVKFFEKGDRPLEFVPTRQWFIRTLEHKEALLAQGDKIQWHPAHMKTRYTHWVEGLNQDWCISRQRYFGVPFPVWYPVGGDGEPDFSRPIYADKEMLPVDPLTDPAPGYSEEQRDQPGGFAAEPDVMDTWATSSLTPQIQSHWGIDPERHARLFPMDIRPQAHDIIRTWAFSTIVKAWMHEGEIPWHHVVLSGWILDPDRKKMSKSKGNVVTPDDLLVEWSSDAVRYWAARARLGTDTAFDPSVFKVGKRLSTKIFNASRFVLMQLDRVGGEVPGVEHIEEPLDLALVERLRSVIDQATKAFDVFDYAAALQVIEESFWQFCDHYLELVKLRSYSDDDTPGRRSALAALRLGLNAYLRLLAPFMPFVTEEVWSWSFADEGRAKSIHTSAWPTTAELEAIPRPEVGGTFEAAVEVMTKIRGSKTVAQKSLRWPVASLEITGPAAVRDALAPVMDDILRAGNVVDGGLSLAEGDAPEGERFAITVTLGEEEGA